From a single Gimesia fumaroli genomic region:
- a CDS encoding DUF1501 domain-containing protein: MRDLLSKLDGVGRRQFLEYAAKSALGVSVLPTFNQMVEAAPTKAKGGKAKRLIYLYMAGAMSHLDTFDLKPGHKNQGETKAIKTSVPGAKISEFLPTLAEEFDKMAVINSMYTETGAHGPGEYMMRTSYKKIATTRHPSMGPWIQRFKGRQNQNLPDTVLISAPARHPSAGFLDPSFSPLPIGDPNRGLENTKSPAYMSDTSFEKRIDLINKFDRKFQNKFKTKDVLAYTDFYSQATSLLSSEELKAFDLNEEKPEDRDKYGRNSFGQGCMLARRLVENDVRCVEVTFGGWDMHRDIYEDRTLPTRAGILDKALGNLLKDLAALGLLDETLVVLTTEFGRTPVINQNAGRDHHPGVFSAALMGGGIKGGQFYGKSDEGGQSVDENGVLPADFNATIATALNLPLDKEIFSPDGRPFKVAHDGEAVTKLL; the protein is encoded by the coding sequence ATGCGAGATCTCCTTTCAAAACTCGACGGAGTGGGTCGGCGACAGTTTCTTGAATATGCCGCGAAATCAGCGTTGGGAGTCAGTGTGCTTCCGACCTTCAACCAAATGGTAGAAGCGGCGCCTACGAAAGCCAAAGGTGGCAAAGCCAAACGGCTGATCTACCTGTATATGGCCGGTGCAATGTCACACCTGGATACGTTTGACCTGAAGCCGGGCCATAAAAATCAGGGGGAAACCAAGGCCATCAAAACCAGTGTGCCTGGTGCGAAAATCAGTGAATTCCTGCCGACACTGGCAGAAGAATTCGACAAGATGGCGGTGATCAACTCCATGTATACAGAAACCGGCGCTCATGGCCCGGGTGAATACATGATGCGAACCAGCTATAAGAAAATCGCAACCACCCGTCATCCATCTATGGGCCCCTGGATTCAACGTTTCAAAGGACGTCAGAATCAAAACCTGCCCGACACCGTTCTTATTAGTGCGCCCGCCCGACACCCGAGTGCCGGATTCCTGGATCCTTCTTTCAGTCCGCTGCCGATTGGCGACCCCAATCGCGGTCTGGAGAATACCAAGTCTCCCGCTTACATGTCTGACACGTCATTCGAAAAGCGAATTGATCTGATCAATAAATTTGATCGAAAGTTTCAGAACAAATTCAAGACGAAAGATGTCCTGGCTTACACGGACTTCTATTCACAAGCCACCAGCCTGCTCTCCAGTGAAGAGCTTAAAGCTTTTGACTTGAATGAAGAGAAACCGGAAGACCGCGATAAGTATGGTCGAAACTCCTTCGGCCAGGGTTGTATGCTGGCACGCCGTCTGGTGGAGAATGATGTGCGCTGCGTGGAAGTCACGTTTGGCGGCTGGGATATGCATCGTGATATTTATGAAGATCGCACCCTTCCCACACGGGCAGGAATCCTGGATAAGGCATTAGGCAATCTGCTGAAAGACTTAGCGGCGCTGGGCCTATTGGATGAGACACTTGTCGTCCTCACGACCGAATTCGGTCGTACTCCTGTGATCAACCAGAACGCAGGCCGAGACCATCACCCCGGTGTCTTCTCTGCCGCCTTAATGGGTGGCGGAATTAAAGGAGGCCAGTTCTATGGTAAATCTGATGAGGGTGGTCAGAGTGTTGATGAAAACGGCGTCTTACCTGCCGACTTCAATGCGACGATTGCGACGGCACTCAACCTGCCACTCGATAAAGAAATCTTCTCACCCGACGGTCGCCCCTTCAAAGTAGCCCACGATGGAGAAGCTGTCACCAAGCTGTTGTAA
- a CDS encoding sulfatase family protein, protein MNSFPRFIVMQTLVWFCLISFTPLSLSFANEKTQRPNIVVVLVDDLRWDELGCMGHPFVRTPHIDRIAREGARFRNAFCSTPLCSPVRACLLTGLYTHNHGIFDNINRSQHSHTLKTFPQDLQRAGYETGYVGKWHMGNDDTARPGFDYWVSMKGQGTSFDPVLNINGERIPQQGHTTDVLNRKVNEFVKQKRDKPFCLYIAHKALHPELTQRDDGSITDPSAAKFMPAKRHENLYTNDAIPRRLNVVDSLEGKRALKRTVPGLPPLSQQTGTSDEVIRDRLRMLAGIDEGVGQLCDLLEQQNQLDNTVFVFTSDHGYWYGEHGLSVERRLPYEEGIRVPLLVRYPPLVKAGTLIDEFAVSVDLAPTILDLAHVKADRKLDGVSLVPLLKGEHPTDWRQSFLIEYNSDTVFPRLVKMGYKAVRTPRWKYIQFNELEGMDELYDVQNDPYKFDNEIDNPKRKQTIKMLQAELKRLTE, encoded by the coding sequence GTGAATTCTTTTCCCCGCTTCATCGTGATGCAGACGCTGGTCTGGTTTTGTCTGATTTCTTTCACACCGTTGAGTTTGTCCTTCGCGAACGAGAAAACACAGCGACCCAATATCGTGGTTGTGCTGGTCGATGATCTCCGCTGGGATGAACTGGGCTGCATGGGACATCCTTTTGTCCGCACGCCCCACATCGATCGCATCGCCCGGGAAGGGGCGCGCTTTCGCAATGCGTTTTGCTCAACACCTCTCTGTTCTCCCGTCCGGGCCTGCCTGCTCACTGGCCTGTATACTCACAATCACGGCATCTTTGATAACATCAATCGCAGCCAACACAGTCATACACTGAAGACGTTCCCGCAGGATCTGCAGCGCGCCGGTTACGAAACCGGCTATGTCGGCAAGTGGCATATGGGCAACGACGATACCGCCCGTCCCGGTTTCGATTACTGGGTCAGCATGAAAGGGCAGGGGACCTCCTTTGATCCGGTCTTGAATATCAATGGCGAGCGCATCCCGCAGCAGGGACATACGACCGATGTCCTCAACCGGAAAGTCAATGAATTCGTGAAACAGAAAAGGGACAAACCTTTCTGCCTCTATATCGCCCACAAGGCGCTGCACCCGGAATTGACCCAGCGCGACGATGGCAGCATCACCGACCCCTCTGCAGCGAAGTTCATGCCCGCCAAACGGCATGAGAACTTATACACGAACGATGCCATCCCGCGTCGATTGAATGTCGTCGATTCTCTGGAAGGCAAACGCGCACTCAAACGCACCGTTCCCGGACTGCCTCCTCTCAGTCAGCAAACAGGCACCAGCGACGAAGTCATTCGGGATCGCCTGCGAATGCTGGCCGGCATCGACGAAGGAGTGGGCCAGTTATGTGACCTGTTGGAACAGCAAAACCAGCTCGACAACACCGTGTTTGTCTTTACCAGCGATCACGGCTACTGGTACGGCGAGCATGGTTTGAGTGTCGAACGGCGTCTCCCTTATGAAGAAGGCATTCGTGTACCGCTGCTGGTGCGTTATCCCCCACTTGTCAAAGCGGGCACGCTGATTGATGAATTCGCCGTCAGCGTTGATCTCGCGCCGACCATTCTGGATCTGGCACACGTCAAAGCCGACCGCAAGCTGGATGGCGTCAGCCTGGTTCCGTTATTAAAGGGAGAACATCCGACAGACTGGCGGCAGTCGTTTCTGATTGAATACAACAGCGATACCGTGTTTCCCCGTCTAGTTAAGATGGGCTACAAAGCCGTCCGCACGCCGCGCTGGAAGTACATTCAATTTAACGAGCTGGAAGGGATGGACGAGCTGTACGATGTCCAGAACGATCCTTATAAATTCGACAACGAAATCGACAACCCCAAACGAAAGCAAACCATCAAAATGCTGCAGGCTGAGTTGAAACGATTAACGGAGTAA
- a CDS encoding PVC-type heme-binding CxxCH protein: MPLYSSLKPLRWTIILTAVFSVFLISLTVSAISADKTEDAKPKVDYSSEMPRILPRTPAEALKSFKLHDDFQIELVASEPLVRDPVAMCFDERGRAYVIEMPEYNDANKEGYSSVKLFEDTNGDGKFDKSYPFLTDMTLPTAVISYKGGVFVGAPPYVYYCKDTDGDRKADVREIVMTGFGRDKGDEGMINSFRWGLDNKIHFSTGTDGGVITVAADKEKKTYNTRGRGVILDPETRTIELTTGGGQHGMSLGIWNRNFVCSNGVPMQVLMYDDRYIARNPYLAPPAAPVSIAPGGKFTKLLRISQIEPWRILRTRLRAQSAKGDYEKGNPSGYFTAATGVTVYRGDAWPLEFQGNIFVGEPANNLVYRAAPKPDGLSLVAPRADQDAEFLASTDVWFRPVQFENGPDGALYVLDMYRELIEGAPFIPEDILKHIDPIGGQEMGRIYRIVPKGFQQPTLPDFETLSSKELVALLESDNGWTRDTAQRLLFERQDTSVSNDLIQLARKSGKPITRATALWSLQGTKSLDEGTLLKGLKDENFQVRKQALQIAEQYANSANIQKQMLALASDPSLEVQYQAAFSLGAFESSARSQALADLLTRHVDNKWMRMAVQSSLNEGAGEVFELLAKNPTLLKQKPAQAFLISLAVQIGAQKDSENVKNLLASLKSLPAADQKLAEILFRNLLSRASGTTKTVIAQSSSEHTAKLLKGMMQTAIQQATNAKLPVKARVDAIPTLSIGKFDDTGDVFEELLTVQQPLPIRQRAITTLGLVNDPRVAALLIESWPGFSPQLRMSAVETLFSRKPWMVSLLDSIKAGKINPGDISPERVQLLKTNPDSKIKKRADALFHNQRLTGRSDIVKEYQAALKLKGDPANGKLVFKRACSACHRLENVGVQLGADLKAIKDRGTEAVLLNILDPNREVKPQYVTYLLVTTQGRTITGLIKEENANSITIARADGTQDTVLRIDIDEMISSKLSFMPEGLEKQINKQEMADLLAYLNATK; encoded by the coding sequence ATGCCGCTGTACTCCTCTTTGAAACCGCTTCGATGGACGATCATACTCACTGCTGTTTTTTCAGTATTCCTGATCAGTCTGACAGTGAGTGCAATTTCAGCTGATAAAACGGAAGATGCGAAACCCAAGGTCGATTATTCGTCCGAGATGCCCCGCATCTTGCCACGGACGCCGGCCGAAGCACTGAAGTCGTTCAAACTGCACGATGATTTTCAGATCGAACTCGTTGCGTCGGAACCATTGGTCCGTGATCCGGTCGCCATGTGCTTTGATGAGCGCGGGCGTGCCTACGTCATCGAAATGCCCGAGTACAACGATGCCAACAAAGAGGGCTACAGTTCGGTCAAACTCTTCGAAGATACCAACGGCGACGGTAAGTTTGACAAGAGTTATCCCTTCCTGACCGATATGACATTGCCGACCGCCGTGATCAGTTATAAAGGGGGCGTCTTTGTCGGCGCACCCCCTTATGTCTATTACTGCAAAGACACGGACGGCGACCGCAAAGCCGATGTCCGCGAAATCGTGATGACCGGCTTCGGACGCGATAAAGGGGACGAAGGCATGATCAATTCGTTCCGCTGGGGACTCGATAACAAGATTCATTTTTCCACAGGCACCGATGGGGGTGTGATTACTGTTGCCGCCGACAAGGAGAAAAAAACGTACAACACCCGGGGGCGCGGCGTCATTCTCGATCCCGAAACCCGTACGATTGAACTTACTACAGGCGGCGGTCAGCATGGAATGAGCCTGGGGATCTGGAATCGCAACTTCGTTTGTTCGAACGGCGTTCCCATGCAGGTGCTGATGTACGATGACCGTTATATCGCCCGCAATCCCTATCTGGCACCGCCGGCAGCCCCGGTTTCCATTGCTCCCGGCGGCAAATTTACAAAACTGCTCCGCATCAGTCAGATTGAACCCTGGCGCATTCTGCGAACGCGATTGCGTGCCCAGAGTGCGAAAGGGGATTATGAAAAAGGGAACCCATCCGGTTACTTCACGGCGGCCACTGGGGTCACCGTTTATCGGGGCGATGCCTGGCCTTTAGAATTTCAAGGCAACATTTTTGTGGGCGAGCCCGCCAATAATCTGGTCTATCGCGCCGCGCCGAAACCCGACGGATTGTCTCTCGTCGCACCGCGTGCCGATCAGGATGCGGAATTTCTGGCCTCGACCGATGTCTGGTTTCGACCGGTCCAGTTTGAAAACGGACCCGACGGCGCGTTGTACGTTCTCGACATGTACCGCGAGCTCATCGAAGGCGCGCCCTTCATCCCGGAAGACATTCTGAAACACATCGATCCGATTGGCGGTCAGGAAATGGGGCGCATCTATCGCATCGTTCCCAAAGGCTTCCAACAGCCGACACTGCCCGATTTCGAAACACTTTCCTCAAAAGAACTGGTCGCGTTATTGGAAAGCGATAACGGCTGGACTCGCGATACTGCCCAGCGTCTGTTGTTCGAACGTCAGGATACCTCCGTCAGCAATGATTTAATTCAACTGGCAAGAAAATCCGGCAAGCCGATTACCCGGGCAACCGCACTCTGGTCGCTGCAAGGGACAAAATCACTCGATGAGGGGACGCTGCTCAAAGGGCTCAAGGACGAGAATTTTCAAGTCAGAAAACAGGCCTTGCAGATCGCAGAGCAGTATGCAAACTCAGCTAATATTCAGAAACAGATGCTGGCACTGGCCAGTGATCCATCGCTGGAAGTCCAGTATCAGGCCGCTTTTTCACTGGGCGCTTTTGAATCCTCAGCACGCAGTCAGGCACTCGCTGATCTGCTGACACGCCATGTGGATAACAAATGGATGCGCATGGCCGTTCAGAGTTCTCTGAACGAGGGAGCCGGTGAAGTCTTTGAACTCCTGGCGAAGAATCCAACGTTACTCAAGCAGAAACCGGCTCAGGCATTTCTTATCTCGTTGGCAGTGCAGATAGGAGCGCAGAAGGATTCAGAGAACGTAAAGAATCTCCTGGCGTCTCTGAAATCGTTGCCGGCAGCAGATCAGAAACTGGCCGAAATTTTATTCCGCAATTTGCTCTCTCGCGCATCGGGAACCACGAAAACGGTGATCGCCCAATCGTCCAGCGAACATACGGCGAAGCTACTCAAAGGAATGATGCAAACCGCGATTCAGCAGGCTACCAATGCCAAACTGCCTGTAAAAGCCCGCGTGGATGCCATTCCGACATTGAGCATTGGGAAATTTGACGATACCGGGGATGTCTTCGAAGAACTGCTTACCGTTCAGCAGCCTCTGCCAATCCGCCAGCGCGCCATCACAACGCTGGGGCTGGTCAACGATCCTCGAGTTGCCGCACTGCTCATTGAGTCCTGGCCGGGCTTCAGTCCGCAGCTGAGAATGAGTGCGGTCGAAACTCTGTTTTCCCGTAAGCCCTGGATGGTGAGTTTGCTCGATTCGATCAAGGCAGGCAAGATTAACCCCGGCGATATCAGCCCCGAACGGGTCCAGTTGTTAAAGACCAATCCGGACAGCAAAATCAAAAAACGGGCCGATGCCCTGTTTCATAATCAGCGATTAACGGGGCGCTCCGATATCGTCAAAGAATATCAGGCCGCGCTCAAACTCAAGGGAGATCCCGCGAACGGCAAGCTGGTGTTTAAGAGAGCCTGCTCTGCCTGCCACCGTCTGGAGAATGTCGGCGTGCAACTCGGTGCCGACTTGAAAGCCATCAAGGATCGCGGCACGGAAGCGGTTCTGCTCAATATTCTCGACCCGAACCGGGAAGTGAAGCCACAGTATGTGACCTATCTGCTCGTCACCACGCAAGGCAGAACGATTACGGGACTGATCAAAGAAGAAAATGCGAACAGCATCACCATCGCCCGCGCCGATGGAACACAGGATACGGTGCTCCGCATTGACATTGATGAAATGATCAGTTCGAAGCTCTCCTTCATGCCCGAAGGACTTGAAAAGCAGATCAACAAACAGGAAATGGCCGACCTGCTCGCTTATCTGAATGCGACTAAATAG
- a CDS encoding outer membrane protein assembly factor BamB family protein has translation MKKVRLRSVLFQILMSLVVYCSIARADEDWLQLKGNGQRSGNVASISLQPPLSLAAAIPLTDGIYTSPVISDGKIFVVDGSGVIFAIDGKTNQVLWKFATKGGAGNCSNVASPAIIDQYLHVGTTAGYYYVLSLKDGSVVKEIDCREPIFSAPAVNNNRVYFATLGAQVYAVEPNGEVAWTWDFVKEVVEFDGNRWSGADWLAHRKDRVTWRDHFVCSRDICLAGNNIVIPAGGRTVFLEDAGKEPRLSAVGEIPKYAGSEYPATFGQSADDAGNVYVQWHRRDNAGRVEVMRLEGDQIKADYVKGTQTSIRDPGLLSFASVSIRGNDVYRVRPEAGLGLCRHAMGEEKTEVLCEAASVCPPIITRDHAIYGSLDGKLYVVPLTGGKPTTFKTAFDAAITAPVAIANGKIYVPCEDGYLYVLNADGTVPKPAVALPERDLEIWKIRSPLTGPLADAKYDWYTNYGDFGGTNANAQGLKPPLRMRWARRLEGTVKHLPVCGGGRLYTHTAEGQIIAVEQDTGRLLWRRYWPDVYLSFTSPLYINGKLLIPQAGIKKSRMRCLDAATGKLLWEAPFTGSPSWSRQFPPVVHGNIAIYASGSGEYAAQGTEKAFTFGGKPAVKPDGREVMSWIYSNDNPYYPKDHRPRIWAWDLDTGKVVWEKDFSEYGRGGNDCGIAILDGKLYYSTFFGYASSQRRRRGLPVENNGITACLDPKTGKVVWLTNKYYVTSKCTLSARDGRIYIGGYNRANENTQDRFVWCLDAKDGSLVWQSDAVTSALNVVTVGKDFIFSNALRGKGNVFDHQTGKVVSSIGHNYACCRFTLSEPYVLGANMDMIDLSDNGKLVSTGPAIDSRECLGAVVSNGRIFYTSQASGFVVSQTFGEDSKKLPAIWERP, from the coding sequence ATGAAGAAAGTTAGACTGCGTTCTGTATTGTTTCAAATACTGATGAGTCTTGTTGTGTACTGCTCCATCGCCCGGGCAGACGAGGACTGGCTTCAATTGAAAGGGAACGGACAGCGATCCGGAAACGTAGCATCGATATCACTTCAGCCACCGTTGTCACTGGCAGCAGCAATTCCCCTGACAGACGGTATCTATACTTCTCCCGTCATCAGCGACGGAAAAATCTTCGTCGTGGATGGATCGGGAGTGATCTTCGCAATTGACGGGAAAACAAACCAGGTTCTCTGGAAGTTTGCTACGAAAGGCGGCGCTGGAAACTGCAGCAATGTCGCTTCACCGGCGATCATTGATCAGTATCTGCATGTCGGGACGACCGCCGGTTACTATTATGTGCTCTCACTCAAAGACGGCTCGGTAGTCAAAGAAATTGATTGCCGCGAGCCCATTTTTTCGGCTCCCGCTGTTAATAATAACCGCGTCTACTTTGCGACTCTCGGGGCTCAGGTATATGCAGTGGAGCCGAACGGCGAAGTTGCCTGGACGTGGGACTTTGTGAAAGAAGTCGTCGAGTTCGATGGCAACCGCTGGAGCGGCGCAGACTGGTTGGCTCACCGCAAAGATCGAGTGACGTGGCGAGACCATTTTGTCTGCTCGCGTGATATCTGCCTGGCGGGGAACAACATCGTCATTCCTGCTGGAGGCCGCACTGTATTCTTGGAGGATGCCGGTAAGGAACCCCGACTAAGTGCGGTGGGAGAGATCCCGAAATATGCCGGCTCAGAATATCCGGCAACATTCGGCCAGAGTGCTGATGACGCGGGCAATGTCTATGTACAATGGCATCGTCGGGATAACGCCGGTCGCGTGGAAGTGATGCGGCTGGAAGGCGATCAAATTAAAGCAGACTACGTTAAAGGAACTCAAACATCGATCCGGGATCCGGGGTTGCTCAGTTTCGCCTCGGTCAGTATTCGTGGGAACGATGTCTATCGGGTCCGCCCCGAAGCCGGACTCGGATTATGTCGGCACGCGATGGGAGAAGAGAAGACAGAAGTGCTCTGTGAAGCGGCTTCGGTATGTCCGCCGATAATAACGCGTGATCATGCGATTTACGGCAGCCTCGATGGGAAGCTCTATGTCGTCCCCCTGACGGGAGGCAAGCCAACCACGTTCAAGACGGCCTTCGATGCAGCGATTACGGCGCCGGTCGCGATTGCCAACGGTAAGATTTATGTCCCGTGCGAGGATGGTTATCTTTATGTTTTGAATGCAGACGGCACGGTTCCCAAACCTGCAGTCGCTTTGCCGGAACGGGATTTAGAGATCTGGAAAATTCGCAGCCCACTCACGGGTCCTCTGGCGGATGCGAAATACGACTGGTATACCAACTACGGTGACTTCGGTGGGACCAATGCGAATGCCCAGGGACTGAAGCCCCCGTTGCGAATGCGCTGGGCACGCCGACTGGAGGGGACTGTGAAACATCTGCCCGTCTGTGGCGGCGGCCGACTCTATACTCATACCGCGGAAGGACAGATTATCGCGGTCGAGCAGGACACGGGGCGACTGTTATGGAGACGTTATTGGCCTGATGTGTATCTGTCATTCACCTCGCCACTTTATATCAACGGGAAACTTCTAATTCCACAAGCGGGCATCAAAAAGTCGCGCATGCGATGTCTAGATGCTGCCACTGGAAAATTGCTCTGGGAGGCACCATTTACCGGATCGCCCAGTTGGAGCCGTCAGTTTCCCCCGGTTGTACATGGTAATATCGCGATCTATGCTTCCGGTTCCGGCGAGTATGCTGCCCAGGGAACCGAAAAAGCATTCACGTTTGGCGGCAAACCCGCGGTCAAACCAGATGGACGTGAAGTGATGAGCTGGATTTATTCGAATGACAATCCTTATTACCCGAAAGATCACCGTCCTCGAATCTGGGCCTGGGATCTGGATACGGGCAAAGTTGTCTGGGAAAAGGATTTTTCTGAGTATGGACGCGGCGGAAACGATTGTGGCATCGCCATTCTGGATGGCAAACTGTATTACTCGACCTTTTTTGGATACGCCAGCAGCCAGCGCAGGCGGCGTGGATTGCCCGTCGAGAATAATGGCATTACCGCCTGCCTCGATCCCAAAACAGGTAAGGTCGTCTGGCTGACAAACAAGTATTACGTTACCTCCAAATGTACGTTGAGTGCCCGTGATGGCCGGATTTATATTGGCGGTTACAACCGTGCGAATGAAAATACTCAGGACCGATTTGTCTGGTGTCTGGATGCGAAGGACGGATCGTTAGTCTGGCAATCCGATGCCGTCACGTCGGCCCTGAATGTGGTGACCGTCGGTAAAGATTTCATCTTTTCCAATGCATTACGAGGAAAAGGCAACGTGTTCGATCATCAGACAGGCAAGGTCGTCAGCAGTATCGGCCACAACTATGCCTGCTGTCGGTTTACGCTCTCTGAGCCTTACGTTCTTGGAGCGAATATGGATATGATTGATCTGTCTGACAACGGCAAACTGGTTTCTACAGGGCCCGCCATTGATTCTCGGGAGTGTCTAGGAGCGGTTGTTTCAAATGGACGAATTTTTTACACATCCCAAGCCAGTGGTTTTGTAGTCTCCCAGACGTTTGGAGAGGATTCCAAGAAATTGCCCGCTATCTGGGAAAGGCCTTGA
- a CDS encoding DUF1549 domain-containing protein: MSGKQVSCPGGLTRHWKLYGSCAVVLTFLIFSSLPDSEAAPRRRAAKKAAPKKEEPLPPRFMVKSKPVSPIKLATALKSAEKIDKLVEANYSKYKVKPNPLATDEQFLRRVYLDITGTIPTYRETRYFLASRHPDKRKRLIDRLLDSDGYASHNFNYWADVFRYTDRLNNNVDGSPYRQWIKQSLAENKPWDKMVEEMITAEGLIWENPATGYLQRDSGMPLDNMNNTVRIFLGTRIGCAQCHDHPFDRWKQKEFYQMAAFTFGSSTRASGRDKRFYTGEDPNRRLRKEYQEMGQEEKDRRRNQGRFNRMIRVNMMVVNDQANRKIRLPHDYAYTDAKPKSVVEPKTIFGKPADIKKGEAPRQAFARWMVSKDNPRFALTISNRLWKQVFGRGQIEPVDDMMDHTVAENPELMKYLESEMKRLNFDMKEYLRILYNTKTYQREASTTDVSLSEQYHFPGPVLRRMTAEQAWDSFLTLAVVDPDEYRELPSDLKSEIIAVDLNTATAEEVLEADVKKRAEIDKTRYKREKKYKYKGQLLARASELPSPVSPSHFLRTFGQSDRELISASSDSGSVPQILFMFNGPVTHMMLEKGSTIYNNVIEQKTIKDGVDVIFMTILSRRPDSEESKIAMDEIEKNGPAGYGNVIWSLVNTREFLFIQ; the protein is encoded by the coding sequence ATGTCAGGAAAACAGGTCAGTTGCCCGGGTGGACTTACGCGGCACTGGAAGTTGTATGGAAGTTGTGCTGTCGTTTTAACGTTTCTCATTTTTTCAAGCCTGCCCGATTCTGAAGCGGCACCGCGCAGAAGAGCAGCGAAAAAAGCGGCACCGAAAAAAGAAGAGCCCTTGCCTCCCCGGTTCATGGTGAAATCCAAACCGGTCAGCCCCATCAAACTTGCGACGGCACTCAAATCAGCCGAAAAAATCGATAAACTGGTCGAAGCCAATTATTCCAAATACAAAGTCAAACCCAACCCGCTGGCGACCGACGAACAATTCCTGCGTCGCGTCTATCTCGATATCACAGGAACGATTCCCACCTATCGGGAAACGCGTTACTTCCTGGCATCGCGTCATCCAGATAAACGCAAGCGTTTGATTGACCGTTTGCTCGACAGCGATGGTTATGCCAGCCACAACTTCAACTACTGGGCTGATGTCTTTCGTTACACGGATCGCCTGAATAACAATGTGGACGGTTCCCCTTATCGACAGTGGATTAAACAGTCTCTGGCTGAAAATAAGCCGTGGGACAAAATGGTCGAAGAGATGATCACCGCCGAAGGACTGATCTGGGAAAACCCTGCCACCGGATATCTGCAACGCGATTCCGGCATGCCACTGGATAATATGAACAACACCGTGCGGATCTTCCTGGGAACTCGGATTGGCTGTGCTCAGTGCCACGATCATCCGTTCGATCGCTGGAAGCAAAAAGAATTCTACCAGATGGCAGCGTTTACATTCGGTTCCTCAACCCGCGCCAGTGGTCGTGACAAACGCTTCTATACCGGCGAAGACCCGAACCGACGTCTGCGAAAAGAATATCAGGAAATGGGTCAGGAAGAAAAAGACCGACGCCGCAATCAGGGGCGATTCAACCGGATGATCCGGGTGAATATGATGGTCGTCAACGATCAGGCAAATCGCAAGATTCGGCTGCCTCATGACTATGCCTATACCGATGCGAAACCGAAATCGGTCGTGGAACCGAAAACAATTTTCGGGAAACCGGCTGATATCAAAAAAGGGGAAGCTCCCCGCCAGGCATTTGCCCGCTGGATGGTCTCCAAAGACAATCCCCGGTTTGCTTTGACGATTTCCAATCGACTCTGGAAACAGGTCTTCGGGCGTGGTCAAATTGAACCAGTCGATGACATGATGGATCATACTGTCGCGGAAAACCCTGAATTAATGAAGTATCTCGAATCCGAGATGAAACGTCTCAATTTCGATATGAAGGAATATTTGCGAATTCTGTATAATACGAAAACCTATCAGCGAGAAGCATCCACAACCGATGTTTCTTTAAGCGAACAGTATCATTTTCCAGGTCCGGTACTGCGTCGGATGACGGCAGAGCAAGCCTGGGATTCGTTTTTAACCCTGGCTGTGGTTGATCCGGATGAATATCGGGAATTGCCTTCAGATCTCAAGTCGGAAATTATCGCAGTCGACTTGAATACGGCGACCGCTGAAGAAGTTCTGGAAGCAGATGTAAAGAAGCGGGCAGAGATCGACAAAACGCGTTACAAACGGGAAAAGAAATATAAGTACAAAGGCCAGTTGCTGGCGCGTGCTTCGGAACTTCCTTCCCCGGTCTCTCCTAGCCACTTCCTGCGAACGTTTGGTCAATCGGATCGTGAGCTGATCTCTGCTTCTTCTGATTCCGGTTCGGTGCCACAAATCCTGTTTATGTTCAACGGACCAGTGACACACATGATGCTGGAAAAAGGCTCGACGATTTACAACAACGTGATCGAACAGAAAACGATTAAGGACGGCGTTGATGTCATTTTCATGACGATTTTAAGTCGGCGTCCCGATAGCGAAGAATCCAAAATTGCCATGGATGAAATCGAAAAGAACGGACCGGCCGGTTACGGAAACGTGATCTGGTCTCTCGTAAATACACGCGAGTTCCTGTTCATTCAATAG